A genomic window from Candidatus Obscuribacterales bacterium includes:
- a CDS encoding DEAD/DEAH box helicase: MNPVSGKKFSLTLEALQESSSEPVYRRGIQYYRRKKVLKYEEANGGGLIEALVIGSESQPYKVKVTIDSEIKFKAECSCPYFEEVCKHSVAVILTHIARNHPGIRFDSSEVDRPREAPQEIFPKAKDFLDDPKSGLEVKEPGDLTLGILVIEKPLALILGMIPDEPHGKVNILRLSPDNLQQLKPGSRSYRLAEYLVSLPSVAKSGLAGGHRIPRNDEGQVLYHASLCTNLINTGTDKPITFAASPVKPRVVISETENGELCIQLVALKHNKPIEDSIFFLGQPSWVLADNTFYTIDLSPLHRLFQFFDSHGKMTVKLEVVPKFLAVDLPILVKRMDVSLDETSAPFPVAITEPPQVVIRLAEKNGNGGTTSANPNLELALGFRYGNLVLPSRDETSAVESELYTRTISDAGQSVWVKRLWEQESQVRRFLSNLQPTRTVADRFFFLDDQALDVVYYLSSEQCAGWEIVGMDNLKHYRVRKEPVKLKAGVSLKKDNYKFDFDLSAHSNGNKLPFPQIIEALFRNRTYLKIDDSEYVRLPVNNLLSLLKAIGQSKDMSRPLYQALPVYAALEAHEVDINADEGFQQFLDRLLNFKKLEQLDVHKDFRGKLRDYQKEGYSWLTFLREYGLGGILADDMGLGKTIQALTLLLEHHKKGKHMSSLVVAPTSVVYNWLAEAERFTPTLSTALFLGRDRNELLTKLTKVSSSKPDVVFTTYGIIRRDYEALKNIQFDYLILDEAQNIKNPESVGAIASKSLNALHRLALSGTPVENRLKELWSIFDFLMPDFLGNHKDFNETFERPIEAGIDGAGQKLRRIVHPFILRRLKSQVEKELPPRTDIVTLCEMDDEQRSLYLNVLDECRQKVFGEIAARGIARSQISVLAALLRLRQVCCDPRLLKNRDKEEKLPDSSKLEALMEMLEDIIEGGHKTLIFSQFVEMLTLIRPELEKAGYAYEYIDGQTPAKERLDRVNHFNSNPDIPIFLISLKAGGTGLNLTGADYVIHYDPWWNPAVENQATDRAHRIGQTKHVFNYKLITRGTVEEKIIALQKKKKELADLVIGGDEGVAKELTKEDLEFLFSF, encoded by the coding sequence ATGAATCCAGTTTCTGGAAAAAAGTTTTCTCTTACCCTTGAAGCCTTACAGGAATCTTCAAGCGAGCCTGTCTATCGCCGCGGCATTCAATATTACCGGCGCAAGAAGGTCCTGAAGTACGAAGAGGCTAACGGCGGTGGGCTTATCGAAGCCCTGGTCATTGGCTCAGAGTCCCAGCCTTACAAAGTTAAGGTAACTATCGACTCGGAAATTAAATTCAAAGCTGAGTGCAGCTGCCCTTATTTTGAGGAAGTTTGCAAACATTCAGTGGCCGTAATTTTGACCCACATTGCCCGCAACCATCCAGGCATTAGATTTGACAGCAGTGAGGTCGACCGTCCGCGGGAAGCGCCGCAAGAAATTTTCCCGAAAGCCAAAGACTTTTTGGATGATCCAAAATCCGGGCTGGAAGTTAAAGAGCCTGGCGATTTAACCTTGGGTATTCTGGTAATTGAAAAACCGCTGGCTCTTATCTTGGGCATGATTCCCGATGAGCCACACGGCAAAGTCAACATCTTAAGACTCTCACCCGACAATCTTCAGCAGTTAAAACCAGGCTCGCGCAGCTATCGCTTGGCTGAGTATTTGGTATCACTACCATCTGTCGCTAAGTCAGGACTTGCCGGTGGTCACCGCATCCCGCGCAACGATGAAGGGCAAGTGCTCTATCACGCAAGTCTTTGCACCAACCTTATAAATACAGGCACCGACAAGCCAATTACTTTTGCGGCATCACCTGTTAAGCCGCGTGTAGTTATTTCAGAAACTGAAAACGGTGAACTGTGCATTCAACTCGTGGCGTTGAAACACAACAAACCGATTGAGGATTCCATATTTTTCCTTGGACAGCCGTCCTGGGTATTGGCAGACAACACCTTTTACACCATTGACTTAAGTCCTTTGCATAGGCTCTTTCAATTCTTTGATTCGCACGGCAAGATGACCGTCAAATTAGAGGTCGTGCCAAAGTTCCTCGCTGTGGACCTGCCGATTTTGGTCAAGCGCATGGATGTCAGCCTTGATGAAACCAGCGCTCCTTTCCCTGTTGCTATTACCGAACCGCCACAAGTAGTCATTCGTCTAGCCGAGAAAAACGGCAACGGTGGCACTACAAGCGCCAACCCCAACCTGGAACTCGCCCTAGGCTTCCGCTACGGCAATCTTGTGTTACCTTCTCGTGATGAAACAAGTGCTGTTGAGTCTGAACTTTATACAAGAACAATTTCGGACGCCGGACAAAGCGTCTGGGTAAAACGTCTTTGGGAACAAGAAAGTCAAGTCAGACGCTTTTTGTCCAACTTACAGCCTACAAGAACCGTTGCAGATCGATTCTTCTTCCTGGACGATCAGGCTCTCGATGTTGTCTATTATCTTTCCTCAGAGCAATGTGCCGGCTGGGAAATTGTCGGCATGGACAATTTGAAGCACTATCGAGTGCGCAAAGAGCCGGTCAAGCTAAAAGCCGGCGTATCGCTCAAGAAAGACAATTACAAATTTGACTTCGACTTGTCGGCGCATTCGAACGGCAATAAGTTGCCATTCCCACAGATTATCGAAGCGCTCTTTCGCAACCGTACTTATTTAAAAATCGATGACAGCGAATATGTACGTCTGCCGGTCAATAACTTATTGAGTCTGCTCAAAGCAATCGGACAGAGCAAAGATATGTCGCGTCCGCTCTATCAAGCATTGCCTGTGTACGCAGCTTTAGAAGCTCATGAAGTTGACATTAATGCCGACGAAGGCTTCCAGCAATTCCTCGATAGACTTCTCAATTTCAAGAAGCTCGAACAATTGGATGTACACAAAGATTTCCGCGGCAAGTTGCGTGATTATCAAAAAGAGGGCTACAGCTGGCTAACCTTCTTGCGTGAATATGGTCTGGGTGGCATTCTTGCTGACGACATGGGTCTTGGTAAAACAATTCAAGCTCTCACCCTCTTGTTGGAACATCACAAAAAGGGCAAGCACATGTCATCGTTGGTTGTTGCTCCAACATCCGTTGTCTACAATTGGCTGGCCGAGGCTGAGCGCTTTACACCAACTCTTTCAACAGCGTTATTCTTGGGCAGAGACAGAAATGAGCTGTTGACCAAACTAACAAAAGTAAGCAGCAGCAAGCCTGACGTTGTATTTACAACCTACGGTATCATTCGTCGCGACTATGAAGCATTGAAGAACATTCAATTCGACTATCTCATTCTTGACGAAGCACAAAACATCAAAAACCCGGAATCAGTAGGCGCTATCGCCTCCAAGAGCTTAAACGCGCTGCACAGGCTGGCACTCTCCGGTACACCGGTAGAAAACCGCCTAAAAGAACTCTGGTCCATATTTGATTTCTTAATGCCGGACTTCCTGGGTAATCACAAAGATTTCAATGAAACATTCGAGCGCCCGATTGAAGCAGGCATTGATGGTGCCGGTCAGAAATTGCGCCGCATTGTTCATCCATTTATTTTGCGCCGCTTGAAGAGCCAGGTGGAAAAAGAACTACCACCACGTACAGACATCGTCACGCTCTGTGAAATGGACGACGAACAACGCTCACTCTATCTCAATGTCCTTGACGAGTGCCGTCAAAAAGTCTTCGGCGAAATTGCCGCTCGTGGTATTGCCCGCTCGCAGATATCGGTTTTGGCAGCCTTATTGCGCTTGAGACAAGTCTGTTGTGATCCACGTCTATTAAAGAACCGCGACAAAGAAGAAAAGCTGCCTGACTCTTCCAAGCTCGAAGCACTCATGGAAATGCTGGAAGACATTATCGAAGGCGGACACAAGACGCTCATCTTCAGCCAATTCGTTGAAATGCTTACGCTTATCCGTCCCGAGCTGGAAAAAGCCGGCTACGCTTACGAATATATTGACGGTCAGACTCCTGCCAAAGAACGTCTTGATCGTGTCAACCACTTCAACAGCAATCCGGATATTCCGATATTCTTGATCAGCTTGAAAGCAGGCGGCACAGGTCTTAACTTAACAGGCGCCGATTACGTCATTCACTATGATCCATGGTGGAACCCGGCTGTCGAAAACCAAGCAACAGATAGAGCCCACCGTATCGGTCAAACCAAGCACGTCTTTAATTACAAACTCATTACAAGAGGCACTGTAGAAGAGAAAATAATTGCCTTGCAGAAGAAAAAGAAAGAACTTGCCGACTTAGTTATCGGCGGCGACGAAGGCGTTGCCAAAGAACTGACCAAAGAAGATTTGGAATTCCTCTTTTCCTTCTAA
- the kdsB gene encoding 3-deoxy-manno-octulosonate cytidylyltransferase, producing the protein MKTVIVIPARYGSTRFPGKPLKLIKGKSLLERTCAIAKAVKNVEGVFVATDDERIAEHAEQIGATPVMTGECENGTERVWQAIQNIGYKPDAVINLQGDAVLTPPWIIQAIVDAMDSDPAVQLATPATQLTWEQYEKLAASKSNGVAGGTTVTFDKNNNALYFSKALIPFLRDKKQDMPPVFRHIGLYGYRYECLKNYLQLQPTPLEQSEKLEQLRALENGIPIKVVLVDYKGRSHWAIDSPDDVTIAESIIEKEGELV; encoded by the coding sequence ATGAAAACCGTTATCGTTATACCGGCGCGCTATGGCTCAACACGCTTTCCTGGAAAGCCTTTGAAATTAATCAAAGGTAAGAGTTTGCTTGAGCGCACTTGCGCAATCGCAAAAGCTGTTAAAAACGTTGAAGGTGTCTTTGTAGCCACCGACGATGAGCGCATTGCTGAACATGCCGAACAGATAGGCGCCACGCCTGTAATGACAGGCGAGTGCGAAAACGGCACGGAAAGAGTCTGGCAAGCAATTCAAAATATCGGTTACAAACCGGATGCGGTAATTAATCTGCAAGGTGATGCCGTACTTACACCGCCATGGATTATTCAAGCAATTGTCGATGCAATGGACTCTGATCCTGCAGTGCAATTAGCAACGCCTGCGACGCAACTTACGTGGGAGCAGTATGAAAAACTGGCAGCCAGCAAATCAAATGGTGTTGCCGGTGGCACAACAGTCACATTCGACAAAAACAACAATGCACTTTATTTCTCCAAAGCACTGATACCGTTTCTGCGTGACAAGAAACAAGACATGCCTCCCGTTTTTCGTCACATTGGCTTGTACGGCTATCGCTATGAATGTTTGAAAAACTATCTGCAACTTCAACCGACTCCTTTGGAGCAAAGCGAAAAGCTCGAGCAGTTGCGCGCTCTGGAAAACGGCATTCCAATTAAGGTAGTCTTGGTCGATTACAAAGGGCGCAGTCACTGGGCAATCGACAGCCCTGATGATGTCACAATTGCCGAATCAATAATTGAAAAAGAAG
- a CDS encoding Rdx family protein: MAAELEVQLGLNSELNQGSGGIFEVEYQGQNVFSKKAFNRFPEDGEVVAIVTLMGQGMSLKEAQDKAAEGIAQGPSFMEWLSKFFKKD; the protein is encoded by the coding sequence TTGGCAGCCGAGTTAGAAGTACAGCTTGGTCTCAATTCAGAACTCAATCAAGGTTCTGGCGGCATCTTTGAAGTTGAGTACCAAGGACAAAACGTTTTTTCCAAGAAAGCATTCAACCGCTTTCCGGAAGACGGAGAGGTGGTGGCGATAGTGACACTTATGGGACAGGGAATGTCACTCAAAGAAGCACAGGATAAGGCTGCTGAGGGAATTGCACAGGGACCATCTTTCATGGAATGGTTGAGCAAATTCTTCAAAAAGGACTAA
- the pyk gene encoding pyruvate kinase, producing the protein MPTTQTYSEFDENRIIGELLVARGMVTADEVTAALYIQAEKPHLRIGEILLSMGLITIEQLDKILREHLSHQFIGSLLLSNDFISQEQLSKAMSVQEKTRRRLGEILVELGYVTEFQLSQLLTKQRLLRHQGTDKAPALERFNKRTKLVATVGPSCANDEMIKSMMLAGVNIFRLNFSHGEHAGHEENIKRIRKIAKELSLNIGILQDIQGPKIRIGEVIGGEVQLVAGNIFKLQTAPVVATEKLASVSYERLLEDIKPGAVILIDDGRMELVVEEITKEALVTKVKVGGPLKPRKGVNFPGSLLNISVLTEKDKADLSFGAKHEVDWVAASFVQTANDVTEVKAYLKEAGSQTPVIAKIERREAVNSLQEILAVADGVMVARGDLGVECPSEDVPLIQKQIIRQANIAGRPVITATQMLDSMVSAPRPTRAEASDVANAIFDGTDAVMLSNESASGQYPLEAVETMIRIIEKVETSEQLPAHRDIDGSRQILESITVAATHLASELNAAAIIVPSYSGSTARLISKFRPRSPIIATASRASICRQMALLWGVYPLHIKSATDDENMPRSAIPTAIAANLIASGDLIVIMDAVAGVSGRARGVRVEIANGKD; encoded by the coding sequence TTGCCCACTACACAAACGTACAGTGAATTCGACGAAAATCGCATCATCGGCGAATTACTCGTTGCTCGTGGCATGGTCACAGCCGACGAAGTAACAGCAGCGTTATACATTCAAGCTGAAAAACCGCATTTGAGAATAGGTGAAATTCTCCTATCAATGGGACTTATCACCATTGAGCAACTAGACAAAATCCTGCGCGAGCACCTATCGCATCAATTCATCGGTTCACTTTTACTAAGCAATGACTTCATCAGCCAAGAGCAGTTATCCAAAGCCATGTCCGTGCAAGAAAAGACTAGGCGTCGTCTTGGTGAAATCCTTGTTGAACTTGGCTACGTAACAGAATTTCAATTAAGCCAATTGTTGACCAAACAAAGGCTGTTGCGCCATCAAGGCACTGACAAGGCGCCTGCGCTTGAACGCTTCAACAAGCGAACCAAATTGGTCGCCACAGTTGGCCCATCCTGCGCCAACGATGAAATGATCAAGTCCATGATGCTAGCAGGTGTAAACATCTTCCGCCTCAATTTCTCTCACGGTGAACATGCCGGTCACGAAGAAAACATCAAGCGAATTAGAAAAATTGCCAAAGAACTTAGCTTAAACATAGGCATTCTGCAAGATATTCAAGGTCCAAAAATCCGCATAGGCGAAGTTATAGGCGGTGAAGTGCAACTTGTAGCAGGCAACATTTTTAAACTACAGACAGCACCTGTTGTTGCCACCGAAAAGCTTGCTAGCGTAAGCTACGAAAGACTACTCGAAGATATTAAGCCGGGCGCAGTTATTCTAATCGACGATGGACGTATGGAACTCGTTGTTGAGGAAATTACCAAAGAAGCGCTTGTCACGAAAGTGAAAGTCGGCGGTCCACTAAAACCACGCAAAGGTGTCAATTTTCCCGGTTCTCTGCTCAACATCTCTGTGCTGACTGAGAAGGATAAGGCTGATCTTTCATTTGGAGCTAAACACGAAGTCGATTGGGTAGCCGCTTCCTTTGTGCAAACAGCCAATGACGTAACTGAAGTGAAGGCTTACCTCAAAGAGGCAGGCAGCCAGACTCCGGTCATCGCCAAAATCGAAAGGCGCGAAGCAGTCAACTCATTGCAAGAGATATTAGCGGTAGCCGATGGCGTCATGGTCGCTCGTGGCGATCTTGGTGTTGAATGTCCTTCAGAAGACGTGCCGCTTATCCAGAAGCAAATCATTCGTCAAGCCAATATCGCTGGTCGTCCAGTCATAACTGCAACCCAAATGCTTGATTCCATGGTCAGTGCACCCCGCCCAACTCGCGCGGAAGCCTCTGACGTCGCCAACGCAATTTTTGACGGCACCGATGCTGTAATGCTTTCCAACGAATCGGCCTCAGGTCAGTATCCCCTGGAAGCCGTTGAGACAATGATCCGCATTATTGAAAAGGTAGAAACATCAGAACAACTACCAGCTCATAGAGACATCGACGGCTCAAGACAAATACTTGAATCTATTACCGTTGCCGCCACGCACTTAGCTTCTGAACTCAATGCAGCAGCAATAATCGTCCCTTCTTACAGTGGTAGTACCGCTCGATTAATTAGCAAATTCCGTCCGCGTTCACCAATCATTGCCACAGCCTCACGAGCTTCCATTTGCCGACAAATGGCACTTCTCTGGGGTGTTTATCCGCTGCACATCAAATCAGCAACTGATGACGAAAACATGCCCCGCTCAGCAATACCAACAGCAATCGCTGCCAACCTAATTGCCTCAGGCGATTTGATAGTAATTATGGACGCTGTGGCCGGCGTAAGCGGCCGCGCCCGTGGCGTCCGTGTAGAAATAGCTAATGGAAAAGACTAA
- a CDS encoding CHASE3 domain-containing protein — MSGEWDKTKKFFIGSGLILLIVGYVFLLSYKNAFKLLDLERSINHSYQYVSQLHEALTTMKAAEAGAESYVITGDNDYLQSFQTAQTGFLRFITELKIANASFPERQSWLAKLENLSKNRFDRIQQIINTRQNKGFDAAREALVIDGANKGFDQLRSVAAAHETEVIAHLNGQVDQSVLDSKNAANVFLLLDAVILLLFFILMRRLYQHITELDRSERELQAKGRLLNLVLDSISEGLMVCDESKNLVMFNPAAERIVGFGTCELMPEEWPRHYGFYLSDQKTPFPADRFPLSLAAGGQEVNDVEMFIRNGRRPFGVFVSVNARPLIDKTGSIRGGVMVCRDISERKRLQEQANHLHVLQEREDFMAALTHDLKNPLVGADRVLDILIGGKLGDLDENQKEVLLQLKQSNEDLIDLIRNLIDIYRLERDIRSLQLSDCNLTKLCSDAVTEIEILARSRNIELMFDRPRTPVFGQADYMSIKRLMQNLLNNALKFTPSDGFIKVALEVDYEQVIISVQDSGPGIPEEEIDRLFERFWQGLPGKKYAPGSGLGLHLCREITEAHHGTIACRSQVGQGTTFTVYLPVHQPATVPA; from the coding sequence ATGTCTGGAGAGTGGGATAAAACAAAAAAGTTTTTTATTGGCTCAGGACTGATACTCCTGATAGTCGGTTATGTCTTTTTGCTGTCCTATAAAAACGCTTTCAAACTCTTGGATCTCGAAAGATCAATCAACCATTCTTACCAATATGTAAGCCAACTGCATGAAGCGTTGACCACCATGAAGGCGGCCGAAGCCGGTGCTGAGAGTTACGTGATTACAGGCGACAACGACTATCTGCAGTCGTTCCAAACGGCACAGACAGGCTTCTTACGCTTCATAACCGAATTAAAAATAGCCAATGCCTCATTTCCGGAAAGACAGTCCTGGTTGGCAAAGCTGGAAAATTTGTCCAAGAATAGGTTTGACCGCATTCAGCAGATAATCAACACCAGGCAAAATAAAGGTTTTGACGCAGCACGCGAAGCACTAGTTATCGACGGAGCCAACAAAGGCTTTGATCAATTACGTTCGGTGGCAGCTGCGCACGAAACAGAAGTAATCGCGCATTTAAATGGACAGGTCGATCAATCCGTACTGGATTCCAAAAATGCCGCCAATGTTTTTCTTTTGCTTGATGCCGTAATTTTGCTTTTGTTCTTTATCCTGATGCGTAGGCTTTATCAACACATCACAGAACTGGATCGCTCCGAACGTGAATTACAAGCCAAAGGACGCCTATTAAATCTCGTTCTCGACAGTATTTCCGAAGGACTTATGGTCTGCGACGAATCAAAGAATCTAGTAATGTTCAATCCGGCTGCCGAACGTATTGTCGGCTTCGGCACTTGCGAGTTAATGCCTGAAGAATGGCCCAGGCATTATGGATTTTACTTGTCCGATCAAAAAACACCATTTCCTGCAGATAGATTTCCACTCTCCCTTGCTGCCGGCGGACAGGAAGTTAATGATGTGGAAATGTTCATTCGCAACGGTCGCAGGCCATTCGGTGTATTTGTCTCAGTAAATGCCCGCCCGCTAATTGATAAAACAGGAAGCATTAGAGGTGGTGTCATGGTTTGTCGTGACATATCCGAACGCAAACGCCTGCAAGAACAAGCCAATCATTTGCATGTCTTACAAGAGCGTGAAGACTTTATGGCTGCCCTCACTCACGATTTAAAAAATCCGCTTGTCGGAGCAGATCGTGTTCTCGATATTCTAATCGGCGGCAAACTAGGTGATCTCGACGAGAACCAAAAAGAAGTTCTCTTGCAATTGAAACAAAGCAATGAGGATCTCATTGATTTGATAAGAAACCTGATTGACATTTACCGCCTGGAAAGAGACATACGCAGTTTGCAACTCAGCGACTGCAATTTGACTAAGCTTTGTTCCGACGCTGTCACTGAAATTGAAATTCTTGCCAGAAGCCGCAACATCGAATTGATGTTTGATCGTCCGCGCACACCAGTATTTGGACAAGCTGATTACATGTCCATCAAACGTCTGATGCAGAATTTGTTGAACAACGCTTTGAAGTTCACACCATCCGATGGCTTCATCAAAGTTGCTTTAGAAGTCGATTACGAACAGGTAATTATCTCGGTGCAGGACTCCGGTCCGGGCATTCCTGAAGAGGAAATTGATAGATTGTTTGAAAGATTCTGGCAAGGCTTGCCCGGCAAGAAATATGCACCCGGCTCAGGTCTCGGGCTGCATCTCTGCCGAGAGATTACAGAAGCGCATCACGGCACAATTGCCTGCCGCAGCCAAGTCGGGCAAGGCACAACATTTACTGTCTATTTACCGGTGCACCAGCCGGCAACTGTACCGGCATAA
- the cmk gene encoding (d)CMP kinase encodes MAEQRDLVIAIDGPAGAGKSTVAQMVAQKLQYLYLDTGAMYRAVTYLVVKRGVNPDDENAVTETARQADIELKSSVDGSGKPRVFVNGEEITDKIRTREISNLVSPLSAIASVRSILVDQQRKLAAGGKVVLDGRDIGTVVLPNADVKIFLTASSEERARRRLKDLEKSGETADFQELLAEIEARDKRDSTREVAPLKVADGGIVVDTDSLTIDQVVGKILDICATKN; translated from the coding sequence TTGGCTGAGCAAAGAGATCTGGTGATTGCCATTGATGGACCGGCAGGCGCCGGTAAATCGACAGTGGCGCAAATGGTGGCACAGAAACTCCAATACCTTTACTTGGATACCGGTGCTATGTACCGCGCGGTCACCTATCTTGTAGTGAAGCGCGGTGTCAATCCGGATGATGAAAATGCTGTGACGGAAACAGCCAGACAGGCAGATATTGAACTTAAGAGCAGTGTCGATGGCTCAGGCAAACCGAGAGTGTTTGTCAATGGTGAAGAGATAACAGACAAGATTCGCACAAGGGAAATTTCCAATCTGGTCAGTCCTTTGTCGGCAATTGCGTCAGTGCGTTCAATTCTTGTTGATCAACAAAGAAAGCTCGCTGCCGGCGGCAAAGTTGTCTTGGATGGACGTGATATCGGCACTGTTGTTTTGCCGAATGCCGATGTAAAAATATTTCTGACGGCGTCTTCTGAAGAACGCGCCAGAAGAAGACTGAAGGATCTCGAGAAATCAGGCGAGACGGCCGATTTCCAGGAATTACTTGCTGAAATCGAAGCACGCGACAAGCGTGACTCAACAAGAGAAGTGGCACCTTTAAAAGTTGCCGATGGCGGTATCGTCGTCGACACCGATAGTCTGACAATTGATCAAGTCGTGGGCAAGATTTTAGATATTTGCGCTACGAAGAATTAG
- a CDS encoding FAD-dependent oxidoreductase, whose product MKIRGNKVIALVAALNVMGFGPLSAYSESKSADGQSFELVDVLQVRADDPQRAVKKFKIGKPLKQLSCDVLVVGGGVGGVAAALQALKAGMTVCLTEETDWLGGQMTAQGVSALDENYLVDISGASSNYQELRKAIRSHYLKSYNLSQAGIDQERPISWTGDTTPKGIEYFNPGNCWVSWLAFEPKVAVAEIEKLFVPYLSDGSLTILKRHKAISISGSALKVLVVNLVNLDVGTTVKVKPKQVVDATECGDLLPMAKVPYVSGAESRKQTTEPHAPENADAENVQDYVFPFVVEFCPGENHTIEKPSGYEQFRDQGKYSLEGYKMFTGADFCKRDRKPGENAPFWTYRRLIDYKMFANGSFGKDIAMINWSSNDLRGKNIIDKPAITVAERLAEAKQLSLGFLYWLQTEAPRDDGGKGYPEMQLRKDIMATEDGLSKYPYIREGRRIVAHTTVIEQDIASATNKTARAKLFNDSVGIGLYPIDIHGRQEVPGAGQFARPFQIPLGSLITQRSSNIIPAAKNIGTTHVSNGAYRLHPVEWGIGEAAGVIAAYCAKNGIRTDKTRTQLKHLRQIQKSLVEQRIPIYWYKDISTTDPDFAAIQFLSAIGALPSASDNLLFDPQQTISRSDARSALARVLKLQGHDQILDSIIKSNDDESLTWSDLAVMGRHRSIKKDTKKADNSTVSRRDFAAWLYLVATDPKYMGKV is encoded by the coding sequence ATGAAGATTAGAGGGAATAAGGTCATAGCGCTTGTTGCAGCGCTCAATGTCATGGGATTTGGACCCTTGTCAGCATATAGCGAGTCAAAATCTGCAGACGGCCAAAGCTTTGAGCTTGTTGATGTTTTGCAAGTGCGTGCAGACGATCCTCAAAGAGCAGTTAAAAAATTCAAGATAGGCAAGCCGTTAAAGCAACTAAGTTGTGATGTTTTAGTAGTTGGTGGTGGCGTTGGCGGAGTGGCAGCAGCTCTCCAGGCGTTAAAAGCCGGCATGACAGTTTGTCTGACGGAAGAAACAGACTGGCTTGGCGGACAGATGACTGCGCAAGGCGTATCAGCCCTTGATGAAAATTACTTGGTAGATATATCGGGAGCTAGCTCCAACTATCAAGAACTACGCAAAGCGATACGGTCTCACTATCTAAAGTCTTACAATCTGAGCCAAGCGGGCATTGATCAAGAGCGGCCAATTAGTTGGACAGGTGACACAACTCCAAAGGGCATTGAGTATTTCAATCCGGGAAATTGTTGGGTGAGTTGGTTGGCGTTTGAACCAAAAGTGGCCGTTGCAGAAATTGAAAAACTTTTCGTCCCGTATTTATCTGATGGCAGTCTGACTATTCTTAAGCGACACAAAGCAATTTCCATATCCGGCTCAGCGCTGAAAGTGTTAGTCGTGAATCTTGTAAATCTAGATGTCGGTACGACAGTCAAAGTGAAGCCAAAACAAGTCGTTGATGCTACTGAATGTGGTGATTTGCTGCCAATGGCTAAAGTGCCCTATGTCAGTGGTGCCGAGTCCAGAAAGCAAACCACCGAACCACATGCTCCGGAAAATGCCGATGCGGAAAATGTACAAGACTACGTATTTCCGTTTGTTGTTGAATTTTGTCCTGGCGAAAATCACACTATTGAAAAGCCTTCAGGCTATGAACAATTCCGTGATCAGGGAAAATATTCACTTGAAGGCTACAAAATGTTTACAGGCGCTGACTTTTGCAAACGTGATCGCAAGCCTGGTGAAAATGCGCCTTTCTGGACTTATAGGCGTCTTATCGACTACAAGATGTTCGCCAATGGTTCATTCGGCAAAGACATAGCTATGATTAATTGGTCGAGCAATGATCTGCGTGGTAAGAACATCATTGATAAGCCTGCAATAACCGTTGCCGAACGACTTGCTGAAGCGAAACAATTGAGCTTAGGGTTCTTATACTGGCTGCAAACCGAAGCGCCGCGCGATGACGGTGGCAAAGGCTATCCTGAAATGCAGTTGCGCAAAGATATTATGGCAACGGAAGATGGACTTTCCAAATACCCCTACATTCGCGAGGGAAGAAGAATAGTTGCCCACACAACGGTGATTGAGCAAGACATTGCTAGTGCAACCAATAAGACAGCACGAGCAAAGCTTTTCAATGACTCTGTTGGCATTGGACTTTACCCTATTGATATTCATGGTCGCCAGGAAGTGCCTGGTGCAGGACAATTTGCTCGACCATTCCAAATCCCCTTGGGTTCACTTATCACCCAACGCTCTTCAAATATAATTCCAGCTGCTAAAAATATCGGTACAACACATGTAAGCAATGGCGCTTACAGGCTGCATCCTGTCGAGTGGGGCATCGGCGAAGCCGCCGGTGTTATTGCGGCCTATTGTGCAAAAAATGGCATTCGCACAGATAAGACACGTACTCAGCTGAAGCATTTGAGACAAATTCAAAAGTCACTGGTCGAACAAAGAATTCCAATTTATTGGTACAAAGACATTTCAACAACAGATCCCGACTTTGCCGCGATTCAATTCCTCTCCGCAATAGGTGCGTTGCCGTCAGCTAGTGATAATCTCCTTTTCGATCCGCAACAGACAATTAGTCGCAGTGATGCTAGATCTGCTTTAGCGCGTGTCCTCAAGCTTCAAGGACACGACCAAATCCTTGATAGCATCATAAAGAGTAACGACGATGAGTCGCTTACTTGGAGTGATTTGGCTGTAATGGGCCGACATAGAAGCATAAAGAAGGACACCAAAAAGGCTGACAATTCAACTGTCTCACGTCGTGACTTTGCGGCATGGCTATATTTGGTTGCAACTGATCCCAAATACATGGGGAAAGTCTAA